The Alnus glutinosa chromosome 1, dhAlnGlut1.1, whole genome shotgun sequence region ATTCTGCATGAGCTACATAAATCTCTATAatggaaattttataaaaaaacgtAAGGTGCCCTTAAGTACACATACAATATACACATGAAACACCTAACAAACAcccaaagaaaacaacaaaaaccacaaCCCGATAACCCTCAAACCCGACAAGCACACTAACCCGAAACCCACAAAGCACCATAAGCCCTctaacccaaaacccacatgaagtAGTCAACGCTACAACACGTGAACCTTGCATTTCCCATGCCTAGAGGATGCACAAGAAGTGTCATAATTTATGGAGCCTTCTAAGTTCAATAGCTCCCTTCTACCTATAGTCTTAGGACGCGCACCCTTTACCTCCTAATGAAGATCCTCTTCAATGGCTGACAGGAGCGCCAAAGTTGCATCCTCAAACCCCTTACTCAATACCCCAACCACAAGACGACCATCCTTATCACAACCCcaagcccaatccaagggcatggTAGGGTGGGggaacacccaaagggtaagggAAATCTCTATCTTCCTCATCCCAAAAATCATTTCCCTAATCCCACACTATTGTCTCCAAAGACAGACCAAAGCCTACCAGCCACTTCTGAGATTGAATCAAACCAGTCAACTTGGAATCACCACCCTTGTCAACAACTGGAATGAAAGAGGAACAACCATCCAAAAGGAAGGGAAAAACCTCTTACACACCATCTTTCATTACAGCCAAAGCCGACAATGAAGCAACCGACACTTCAGGCGAGGGCCTGAGAAACCCCCGCTTCACAGTGGCTATAGTCTTAACAAAAGGCTTCGACACCACAACGACAGAAGGTTGCATTGGCGGCACAACGAACATCGACACGGCCTTAGCAAGCAAACTATCCTCCATATTTGTGAACCGGCTATCCTTGGTTTTACGGTTATAGCAGTTCACTGGCTTAGTCGCCACCGGTATCAAGGGCTCCAAACCAAGTTTTGGTGGCAACAAGGAGTCGACTTCCTGCACCACCGTCAACGGCTGAGCCACGGGTTTTGTCGAAAAAGAAATGCCCAGGACAATAGCTGCTTCCATCGTCAGAACCGAGAGAAGTAGCACCTCACCAGCAATATCTGACCTAGCCGAAGGAGTCTGGGTTGTGCACAACGGCCCAAAACCAACTTGACGAAAAAACTTCTAATGCAATCACCTTCGACAGAACCACCTCTGGTGACACGTTCTAAGCCACCGGTTGTATCTCAACTTTGTCAGACCTTACGAAAGAAGGCCCAATGTGCTGGACGAAGACACCCCATCACATTGGCCTGTACCAGCCGCAATTACCATAGCCAGACGCACCTCTGGCGTCTTCTAAGGTGGATCATCACTTGGATTAGGAATGCTAATATCCCCACCCCTATAGGCATGCCCTGTGTGCTTCCCTAAAATAACCAAACCTGAATTGAATTAAACCTTGGGCCTAGTCTTATGTTTAGGCGCCCATAATTTCCCCCCTCTGAATCGTGCCCACCTAAGATGGGCTTACGCTTGAGCCCAAAGCCTAGAGACCAGCCCACTCCCTCCAAACCTTTTAGAATAAACCGCAAAGCCCTCTCCACCTCCTCTTTCACCTTCAACAATTGACCCTTCCACGCCCAAAGAAGAGTATTCAACTGCTCCTTTCTAACGCACATGCCTTCCCCTTCGTCAATAGCATCAAAGAGGCAAGTCTTCTTGCATTGACCAGAGGAGTCCTTGCCTTGCTGAAAAAGCTCCCCTTCGTCACAAGCATCGTCTGCATCACCATCTGCACACTAAAACTTGCCTCGAACAAAGGGATGGGTGCCACAAATGTTGCCCAACGGATCAATAGCAGAATGCCGGTCATTACCCAGCGATTCACTAGAAAGTACCATTGTCGTCTttgtcttcaatggaactctgGCCTCCGCACGAAGCACCGCTGCATACAACAGCATACGTAGCTCCATCCCCTCCCTCTGCGCCCCTCAAGAAGCATAATCAACCCTTTCTGACCATCCACTGCGAAAACACCCAATTCCAGAAACTGGCTGGCCCTATTACCCCTTCTCCAAACATTGAAAACCTTCAATCCCTCTCGGAATGATTTCACAAAATCCTTCACATCCTACATAAACCTCTGCCATTGAAACTTTGATCTTCAAGGTGTAAAGGCATACAAGTAAATCACATTCTGAACATTTATAATCAATGGGTGAAACTAAAGAATGGCAGTAGACATACCTTTTCTCAAATGAGTCAACCATGTAAGGAAACTTTGGTTGTATGCCTGTGGCTTTCCGCAACCACCTGTTACCGAGGATCACTTTGTCAGCTGCATAAAGGAGCTGCATTTCAGCAGCCTTTGAAATAACACTCAAAGGTATTCCAGGATTGCCCATCTCATCCAGCAGTTCTTGAACCTGTTAATTCATAGCAAACAAGAAACGTTACACATTACTGTAGTAGGAGGGTAGTTActtatcatttttattactaGTCAAAAAGTAGTAGAAGGGTAGCAGATGTTgttcaacttttttctttttccttttatatcttTATCCATTCATATATTCAATTTCTATTGCAGAAGAAGCAGGGGTCACTTCTGGCAAGAGATAATAGAATGAACATGACATTTCTGGATCCCTCCATCTGATATGTTATCACTACTGGGTTTTTGACATTCGATATTATTCCAAGAAGTAATAACAGACTGACAAATTTCATACCTCTGGAGGCTCCCACAAGCTATCACTCATCTCTTCAATTACTTCTGCGGCAAGGTTGTCATCCGTAACATCTCGTCGGCGCTGCATGTGCCGAGTTTGAATTAAAGAATGGAAATGTTGGTCAACAGATTCTTCAAGAATGTTATCCAGCACGTCTTTATCAAAGAAGTAGGGAGTATACCTGATGGGAAAAAACAGTAACAGAGTGAACATTATCAATTCAAAAATACagttttatagaaaaaattaaaaaaatagtgcaATGAGCCATAAATTGGTAATATCTAGATGAATTTACAGAAATAATGATGCAATATGGAAGCTAGCCTGAATTGGAAAAGTAAAAATTCTGAAGTTATCTCCACATAAAGTGAATATGTATAAGGACTCTATCGTGGATTTCTGACCACATTTTCCATAGGTCCCTTTTATCTCTTCCTTCTCCGAGCTCGGGTTATAGAAGAAGGAATCAGTATTAACAGGAGCAAAACAATCAGCATTTCCATTTCCAACAAGAGAAGACTACCATATttgactaaaaagaaaaagaaaaactaagatGGGTTAAAATAAAGATCCAAATCCTTCAAAGAAggttgaattaaaaaaaaaaaaaaaaaagaagattcaAATCCATCAAACTACTATGCCTATTTGTCAAATTGTTATGTGAAAAAAAAGATGTCCACACTTTATACAGTCAAACTAACActaatgttttatttaaaaaaaaaaaaagaagaagaagaagaagagagcaaGAAATAACCAACTTATCTGCATGTTAGAATCCTAGAACTATGTAAAATGAACATACATGGCAGAACTTACCACTTAATTCCATCTGTAGTTGCTATTGCAATATCCAAGTTTTGAGCACTAAAAACTGGAACACCATCAACCTTTTTGCTTCCGCTGTTCTGTGGGATTGTCTTCAGGAGCTTGTTGGCAGCCTTGACCTGAAAAAATAGTTAAGTATAAGAAAGAAATGCTAAATTCTAATGTATAAAATCACATGCATTCCATACTATACCTGTTTCTCATTCGGAACAAACTGGAATAAATGAGGCTTTTCCTGCATGCCACATATTGAACAACTTAAAAGCTAATCCAGAAGGAgattaaaaatgaaattcaatACAAGAAGATAAATTTAGATAactaagttaaaaaaaaattttgattggTAACTAAGTTTAAATTTAAAACCAATTACTTGCCACATCCTAGGTATCACTCATTTGTATGCATTCTCTATATTATTTCACCAGCCAAAACAACACACACCTGCATATAATCTTGGGAAAGAACTCattcaaaacaacaaagatCTAAGAATTCATCTTTCCAAAACAACATCTAACATGGTTAATCATACATCTGAACATTCTCATCTTCAATTGCACGCATTCGCAAAGAGGTTGTTCCTGGCTTACATCAATATTATAACATAAGCTTGCTTTCCTATTTACATAAACTTCACTAACAAAAAGCTTCGAGCAAGTTAAGCGtctgtttggtaaaatcgcggTTTTGGCCTTTAAAGTCTTGccttttttctacattttcaaatcaccctttttttttttcaaactcacTCTCAAACGGGACTCTTTCCGCcattgtttttaaaaagttacTTTTATCTTGCGAAATTGCAGGGCCAAAAGCAACCTAAATGTAACCAAAATATGGATGGGAGTGTCCAAGAAGTCACATACTGACATAATGAAGGCCATCACAAGTAGAAAAGCAACCTGAATGTGTACATTTATATgaacataaattataaatacaCAAAACAAGCAGTACCTTGAAATGCTCGTATGCTAAATCAAGACGGCAGGCACCCACCACGCCACTAGGAATGTTCAACCTTTTAACGTATGCCACTACAGCACAAAGAACGAATAGAAAATGGTCTTTCAAAACCATGAAAAGCTGATCAAGTTGGATAGGCGAAAAGCTACTATCAAAACGTACCTGCATCGCCTAAATCCATGAAGAAGCGGAACACAGGGCCGTTTCTTTCGCTCTTAGTAACCGTTGCGAACATCTTCTTAAGCCAATCGGGTGTTCTgtaaattaatcaaagagaattTCAGTCACTGCAATTGCAGAAAACACCCTTGGACTTGTGGGAAATTATAGAAGGGCAAGGGTGCGTACCTTTTGGAGAGGAAGGGAATGTCGAAGTGGGTAGAGACGGCCATGAGACCGGTCCCCGAGAGGTCGCACATGCTGAAGACCTGGCCCACGAAGGCGGGCCCACCGCCCTTGCCGGTGGAGTTGAGCCCGGAGACCCTGACCGTCGAGGGGAACGCGGAGGAGGGGCTTGAATCGGAAGGTGGCGATGGGACGTCGCCCTTGACGGTGGAGAGGCCCGAATCGAAGGGCGAGTTGGGGGGGAGGATGAGTGGGACGCAGAATTTGGAGGTGAGGTGGGGTGGTGGTGGGGTTGGAGAAGGCGACGTCGTTTTATGGGAGGCGAGGAGGGAGAGGAGGTTGGAAGTGGTGGATTGGAGGAAGTGGGAGATGGGTTCGGTTGGGAAGGCCATGGGGTAGTGGTGGTGGGTGTGGACTGTGGATGGGTTTCTGTGAGAAAGCTCAGATAGATAGAGGGAAGGGGGATATTGTCATTGTGATGGGTGGTTTCAAATTCCTGTTTCACAAAACCCACCAGATTTGATTGCTTTTTATTAATAGACACGTTTACTAAATTTTActaataaaaatagttaaatttttttatttttttattttagtcattgacatttttgaaaattttaacaatcttattattttaactatccactatcactattctatataaataatatttttcaaatttctttattatttttctataatttttttttttgaatgtttgtcttttctaatggttatatttttaaaattttgttttttttttttatttaatggtcATATTTCTGAATACGAAAATTTACTCTCATATTAAAATTTCAGAACATTTATGTTTGAATGCTaagaaaacataagaaaaaaccATCCAATTAACTTAAACGACCCAAGACCTCAAAAACcgtaagattaaaaaatatattcaagtttttcatcaattttttcatCAAGCCATTACTCAGCAGTCAGCATTACAAGGGAGAGGACCAAAGAGAATGGGCAGCATgggagaaagaaaacaaaaaaaaaaaaaaaaaaaaggagagagaaaacaaatttaatgatattttaatcatttgGTCAATGAACTTTACTCACTATTGTTGGCTGTTCACTCATgaaaactttttggttatagtgatttatcattttgagaaatgtATTATCATCTCATAGGATGATGGCACATCATTTGAAAATCACTTTTGGGGATAAATATTTAGGAAGTAGAGCATTTCTCATAGTAGTGAGGTTGCTTGAGcgtatttttgtgtgtttttaccaaattagctaAAATGATAAGGCTGCTAAGAATGCTCTTAGTTTATATTACTATTCCAAATTATTTATAGCAAACCAAAGAGAGAAGTATTTGTTAAGGTGTTTTGTAGTTTTCTTTTTAcctaaaaaacagaaaaagaaaaaagtgtgttTTATGAGATATGAatgtgaaaattgtttttatgtttttgaacaatattttataaatgtaaaataaaaaaaaaaaaaaatgctacatgaACTTTCATTTTTATGCTCTCACCTCTCAATAGTCATCTTAAACATTCATAATAGTCTCACCAAgataaaaaactaatttggtgaGACAATTTagtgaaaatgtaaaaaaaccACTGACAACTACCTCACCAATTTAACCAATAAAATTTGGTAAGTGAACAGTACTCACAAACTTTGATGAGTACCATTCACTtaccaaatcattaaaaaactataaaaattgtcatttcttttatttcttttttatttttatttttattttttctcctttctttacAATCTGACCAAACTTTGACATGTTGAATGTTTGTttagtaatattttttaaaatttatgttatcaatataaaaaagaaacaaaaaaaatttgggagctTTCCAAATGCTGGAAATTATTTTGGAATatcaattatttaaatagaTTTTTAAATGTGGCCTCGACTATTAAtacattttatcaaaataaaccaaaaaactttttcaaaaaacaaaacaattttaaaaaagtatgaccgttaggaaaagacagacattcaaaaaagattaaatagataaacacaaaaaagtttagaaaaatattatttgaatagaatagtgatagcgaatagttaaaatagtgaagCTGCTGtgagtattttaaaaaagtggctcattAGAAcagagaaaagtaatttttaaagcACTTGAGAGTTAAAGAGCATAAAATGAGAGTTcatctaggttttttttttatatatattttaaattgtttattaatatttttgtcttgataaaagaaaataaaatataaaagacaaaacaaaaacacaaacatagGCACATAGCCAAATCTTGGCGTGAGGTCTTCAATTCTTTTCCGTCTATTTTTTAGGAGTTTGGCTTgtgtggagaaaaaaaaaaaaaaaaacacattagaGATCTTCCTATGCAAAAATAAATAGCGAAGATTGcctccaataataataataataataataaaatactagaaTTTTCTCCTAATCTTACAATTTCCGCCATTTATTTTTACACAaaaaagtccaataattttttaccGGTGGCGAGCTAAACTCATTTTGCACGTTGATTGTGTTTTTGGCACAAATTCTTTTAGTTGCCATTGGAGCTCAATGACTCCGTGATGAAAGGTGACCAGTGATCCTGAAACCTGTTCGTTTTGGAAAAGATaaaaggattttattttttattttttttatccaatgAAAAAGGTTTCTCCCACCCTGTTTACATACTGTTTTAGAGTTCTAGctctcaagatttttttttttctttaattagcTCTTAGGATGTAAAGATACATGAGTAGACCGAATGTCATAAAAGGTACAGATATTCAGAGATTAAAATgtcttataaataatttttaactaaGCAGCTCCATTAATTTCAAGAAGCCATTCTTTCTTGAAGTTGATTTCGTACATAAGTGTCTAATTTACACACCCATATGAGAAAGgggaaaaagggaagaaagtCTTAAAAAATGACCAGTTCCTAATGCAGTACATCCTACATCACTTCTtcgaaaaaattatataattaagcaCCAAAATTTTGTTCTGCAGTTGCTATTACAGTTTAATCGCCTCCAGATACACTCCAGGATGGAGACAACAAAGACAACATGTTTTTGGCTGCACCACGATTGCAACTATCCAGGAAGGCCAGGCAGATCAAGTTCAATGACTGCCTCTACACATCTTGGAACACAACCCGACTGAGATCACAAATTAGCTTCAATTTTGATTTCATCTGTACTTGTTTCAACTTCCTCGTAGAATTCATTTGAAGTCCGACCAGTTTCCTGATGCTTGCTTACATCTTTGCTAAAATAATTAGATTCAGTCTCGAGTTCATCGGAAATTGTTTCAGCTTCCTCATAAAATTCATTTGAAGTGTGGCCAGTTTCCTCCTGCTTGATTACATCTTTGCCAGAATAATTAGCTTCAATGTTGAGTTCATCTGAACTTGTTTCAGCTTCATCGTACATATCATTTGAAGTCTGGTTAGTTTCCCCATGCTTGCTTGCATCTTTATCAGGACCATTGGATTCTTCTAGATGCTTTGCTCGAATTTTAACACGTTTTCCTTTGATGTATCGATATTCCCATTTTGGTGGCGGAtatttcttcttcaatttattgTATTTGTCCATCATACCCAGCTCTTTGAAGACATTTCCAACCATTGAAACAATTGAAACATTTGGTCGGACACCAAGCTCTTCCATGTCAGCAAATATCTACGAGAGAATATATGCAGAGCATCCAATATACAAACTGCTATCAGGTCTTGTGCCATAGAAATGAAGTACAGAATCAAAATAACAGAAGGTAGAATGATGGTCGATGGTGTTAAAACACTATGTTGATTAGGAAAATGAGTCAGGACAAGACTAAACTTGGCACAACAAATACAGAGATGCAGTTAATTACTCTCCAAGAAAGATGAAAAGAATAGCTTGCTGAATCTGTAAAATCAAAAGATAATGAACTAATTTTGACAGCAAAGCTCCATACCTATAATTATTAACACTTCTAGATGTGCTAGTGGTAAAATTTCTTGATGGATATTTGGGCAGACTTTTAGACCATGCAATCAAACACTTTtagataggaaaaaaaaaattgtgcacagGTTGATGGTTCTTTTTCTAAGATCAGAATATGAATTAACTACCAGGAAAGTAAACATAAGGTGTTAGCTTAAGAAAAAAGCTATTTCATGTATTAATTTTCAAGGTTGTCAGCAAAGAATCTAAATCTAGAAAAGGATAAGGTGTGGATTTTAGTTACTGGAGTTATAGGATTTCTTGTTTGTAATCTGTTGTAGCAGCTCAAATCAGACAAGATGTCCATCTACAACAGTGTCATTGTTGGTCTGATATGCAAGTTTCGGtaaaatttgaaagatagaTCCTATGGGATTAACTCTGATTATGTGTTACAGCTTGTGTTTGGGAACGGATGATAGGTTTGGTGAGAGGCAAAGCCGCATGATCTGTTTTCCTGAGTTTACTTATGGTGAATGTGAATGGTGTGGTAGTAGGGTATTCAAGGTATCATTGCCTTCCAAGCAACTACAAGAgttgaataataattttctttataccctttttttttctcaaaaccccTACTTATAGGTTACATTGCTGAATATAAAACACGGAACGATATGTAAATATTGTTAATGAGATGTAATACATTATCACCCCAAGACACAACTTCTTGCCACCTTTGCCCACgtgacaacttttacttttgacttttttttttagaaaaaaaaaacattaaagctaattaagggaccaccttgccacatgggTAAGGTGGTCAAGAATTGTGTCTTGGGGTGGTAAAAGATCATTTCTCATTGCTAATTCTAGAGGGAATATAAATCCCTTATTAATAGGAATTCTTTCCATAGAAGAACTTCCCTTTTCCTACCAATAATCCTGGTACTAATAGGAATATAAATCCCTTATTAATAGGAATTCTTTCCATCGAAGAATATCCTTTTCCTACCAAAAAGTCGTGCTTTAGGAGCACTAACTTTTTCCCTTACTTCCTGAAATCGGATCAGCCGCCACTTGGGTCTTCTTCAGCTAGGGCTTCGGCATCTTTTGCTGCCTCCATGCTTTTGCCACGTCTAACATAGGTATGTAACATTATGATATGATCTGTTAACAGAGAATGTCTGCTTGTTTTGTGATCATCATTAAGGCTTCGCCTCTTACACATTCCATAGCCAGAAGCTTTGTGCATCAACCACAAGTGCTAACTTCATGACTATGAAGCATGAGGTGgcataaggaaaaataataattttattttttatttttttatttttttattttttttttattttatgagtaaTTGCCCCAGGGGAAGGGCACAAGGAAAAACAATATAATCTGAAGTTTcatatataacatatacaataagattGGAATATCAAAACATATAGATATTAAAAAGAGATGACATAGAGATACCTCAAACATCTTCTCATGCATGCCCCTTTTATGGtaaatagaaatcattttatcaAAGAAAACACGAGGGGTGCTTTCCAAGTTGTCCATAAATAATTTTGTCCAAAGCTCCTCAGCTTCATCAAGTCTACCATCTTCTGCTAAGGCATTTAGTAATGTGAAATAGCTCCCCATTGTTCTTCCTTGACCTTTGCTTAACATCCACTTTGTCACCTACAGCCCCCATATGTAATATGCTTGATTTCATAATCGTTAACCAttaatggggaaaaaaaaagttggtcaAACTAAATGTACCTGAATTATTCTCTTCCATTCTCTCTGATTCTCAAGAGTCTTCAGTGCCTTCTTTACTGTAACTAAAGGAAACTCTAACTCCCAGGCAATGAATGAATCAAGAGCCCCGTAAACTTCCTCTTTGACATTTGACAATTTCATAATCTACAAAAACACAGCCCGCAAAATGATTGTCTCAAGTGAGTAAAATACAGTAAACAACTTTTGTCCAGAAAGCGTCTTTTAAATGTTATTCTGTCAGTATAGATTTTTAAAGAATCCAGATAGTAAAATGGGCAACCTCCCCAGTCCCATAAGTTGGCACCCACTCATATCTAACTCCCCAATCCCACATTAGAAGTTGattagcccacatagagtgggtggaATATAAATGAGCTTATACGTGCTAAGTCTCACTTTTGTGCCTTATTAAGTGATACtaaactttataagtgattctagagaGGTTCAATTGTAATTTGACTAATTCTTTTGGAGTGATTGCGTAGCTAGTGCTTTGcctaggtcgttacaaatagcATAAGAGCAATCTAGTAACGCCATGTAATACTGAAACACTATATGATGTAGCCCTGACAGCCTGATAGGGACACTAGGGATTTAAAGGGGGAGAGATTGTACCACCCCAGTCTCACCTTAGGAAGATAATTAGCTTACACAGAGTGGGTGGATTATAAAGGACCTCATAGGTGTTAAGTCATACATTGAGTCCTTACTAGATGAGACTGAATTTTATAAGCAATTATAGAAAGCTCTAATTGTGACTTTACTAATCCTTTTGGCTAACATTTTTTTCAGGTCGTTACATCATATATGCTGTGAAAATCTAATTAGAAGAGAACAAGACCAGGGGAAATAAAAAGCAAGCTTACACAATCAACAAGCTTCGCTGACTTGGAAATGGTCCCAattctctttcttgttttccACACTCGAGGATATCTTGGTCTTGGGCCTTTTGCAGCACATacctgaaattttttttgaatgccAAGAAATAACAAGAACAGAAaagatgtctttttttttttttcttcataaaataactatatatataaacagaaAACACATTTTAAGCGCTCCCCACCATCAAATTCCTAGTTGCCATCTTCTATCTTATCTTCGCAATCAAAATAGAACGAGTAAATCTCTATTATTATCAACTAAAAGTTACAATATTCAGAAACATGAGAAGCTTACCACAATGCTTCTTGTACTCCTGGAAATTTTAATCGATTCCAATCTTTTGGTAATGAATGGCGGAGAGTATGTCAATGTAAGCATCCTGAGAAAGCGTAAAcctcataaaatcaatgaaaccCAGTTTGGAAATCAATACCCAGAGAAACTTTCAGTAGTGAAAGTATCTCTCTCTGAACCTACAATTagatgttgagagagagagagagaaagagagtgttACCGGGTCGAACTGGAGAAGAGCGAGTGGCTGGTAGAGACCTGTGAGAAGTTGTGCCTTGAAgaggaagaattttttttttattaaattttcttttcttctcaaattttctttcaGTTTCCTCGCATCCAAACAGGGAAGATAGTTTCTTATCGTTTTATATCGGAGTTTTAATAATTGGACTTTACATTGTCGTTCCGGTTAATTTCCAAGGACAGTCCCACTCAACAAAAGGCGTTTAAAATGAGAGATAGACCAACCAAGTATCAACACCTGTCCAGTTGTAGCGTTTAGAGTTAAAAGATCGTCACAGGATATCCATACCACGTATTAATCCAAAGGCCTTTCCGATTCGCATTTCGCACCTCATCCTCACGGACTATTCTTTGAGACAAAGACGATGCTTGTGGATCTCACACTTCTATAAATACAGagacatgatgatgatgatgatggaatCAGCCATGGCCGTCCGATTCTCCGCCGGTGCAAATGTCTGCTCCTCCACCGCCCTACCctgtaactctctctctctctctctctctcacacacacac contains the following coding sequences:
- the LOC133858270 gene encoding uncharacterized protein LOC133858270, which codes for MAFPTEPISHFLQSTTSNLLSLLASHKTTSPSPTPPPPHLTSKFCVPLILPPNSPFDSGLSTVKGDVPSPPSDSSPSSAFPSTVRVSGLNSTGKGGGPAFVGQVFSMCDLSGTGLMAVSTHFDIPFLSKRTPDWLKKMFATVTKSERNGPVFRFFMDLGDAVAYVKRLNIPSGVVGACRLDLAYEHFKEKPHLFQFVPNEKQVKAANKLLKTIPQNSGSKKVDGVPVFSAQNLDIAIATTDGIKWYTPYFFDKDVLDNILEESVDQHFHSLIQTRHMQRRRDVTDDNLAAEVIEEMSDSLWEPPEVQELLDEMGNPGIPLSVISKAAEMQLLYAADKVILGNRWLRKATGIQPKFPYMVDSFEKRSAASVLRAFESTSCLANSEVENDSKDSQHQGTSELTLKDDIQADRHKPDFRLPFEGLFSRLWSKKSYQMEDSPRECIKQNLQPTPFLPKITMVGISTGEAGQMSKASLKKTMEDLTKELEQTEQGNAIGSSSSSSSNEFKIEDRDPLFVANVGDYYSGMAKTGSARWVRGRNI
- the LOC133858271 gene encoding pentatricopeptide repeat-containing protein At4g21190, translating into MLTLTYSPPFITKRLESIKISRSTRSIVVCAAKGPRPRYPRVWKTRKRIGTISKSAKLVDCIMKLSNVKEEVYGALDSFIAWELEFPLVTVKKALKTLENQREWKRIIQVTKWMLSKGQGRTMGSYFTLLNALAEDGRLDEAEELWTKLFMDNLESTPRVFFDKMISIYHKRGMHEKMFEIFADMEELGVRPNVSIVSMVGNVFKELGMMDKYNKLKKKYPPPKWEYRYIKGKRVKIRAKHLEESNGPDKDASKHGETNQTSNDMYDEAETSSDELNIEANYSGKDVIKQEETGHTSNEFYEEAETISDELETESNYFSKDVSKHQETGRTSNEFYEEVETSTDEIKIEANL